One part of the Thermodesulfobacterium commune DSM 2178 genome encodes these proteins:
- the hpf gene encoding ribosome hibernation-promoting factor, HPF/YfiA family: protein MMEFNFTFKGLDPSEAIKQYAEKKISKFEKYFEGPVNVQIVFKREKFREIVEIVLKGDGEVLVVKEETSDIYEAIDLAYETLEKQVKKLKEKRKEFRKGRTVEISGEASVSNYEIKKVEINHLSTAEAINWFKKNHEEDFFVFYNTDYDKICVLYLKDDKPVVLVPEFA, encoded by the coding sequence ATGATGGAATTTAATTTTACGTTTAAAGGTCTTGATCCTTCAGAGGCTATCAAACAGTATGCTGAAAAAAAGATTAGCAAGTTTGAAAAATATTTTGAAGGACCTGTAAACGTACAGATAGTTTTTAAGAGAGAAAAATTTAGAGAAATCGTAGAAATAGTACTTAAAGGAGATGGAGAGGTATTGGTGGTAAAGGAAGAAACTTCAGATATCTATGAAGCCATAGACCTTGCTTATGAAACTTTAGAAAAACAGGTGAAAAAATTAAAGGAAAAAAGAAAAGAGTTTAGAAAAGGAAGGACTGTTGAAATCTCAGGAGAAGCCTCAGTTTCTAACTATGAAATCAAAAAAGTTGAAATTAACCATCTTTCTACCGCAGAAGCTATAAATTGGTTTAAGAAAAACCATGAAGAAGATTTTTTTGTTTTTTACAACACTGATTATGATAAAATATGTGTTCTTTATTTAAAGGATGATAAACCAGTGGTTCTTGTACCAGAATTTGCTTAA
- the rapZ gene encoding RNase adapter RapZ gives MPNLIIITGTSGSGKSTALKAFEDLGYLAIDNFPTRLLISFLKEVKESLSTDKVALVMDLRDRYFLPEFKTVLPQIHKLGYFWELIFLDARTDVIISRFNLTRRLHPLLREKEVGLEEVIEREKELLADIRELATLFIDTSNYNVHQLRNEIFTRYQTRTDLKNLVLHFISFGYKYGIPPEADYVFDARILPNPYFNPELKPLNGENPLIKQYLLNYDITKTFLNFLTEFLNWLIPVYAKSNKRYLTLAIGCTGGRHRSVALIEFLVENLKKSLFEVEFIVSHRDIKKDV, from the coding sequence ATGCCTAATTTAATCATCATAACTGGCACCTCAGGTTCTGGGAAAAGCACAGCTTTAAAGGCTTTTGAGGATTTAGGCTACCTTGCTATAGACAACTTTCCTACCCGACTTTTAATTTCCTTTTTAAAGGAAGTTAAGGAAAGCCTGTCTACAGACAAGGTAGCCTTAGTAATGGACCTAAGAGATAGATACTTTTTGCCTGAGTTTAAAACCGTACTTCCTCAGATACACAAGCTAGGTTATTTTTGGGAGCTCATCTTTCTTGATGCAAGAACTGACGTTATCATTTCAAGGTTTAACCTCACAAGAAGATTGCATCCTCTTTTAAGAGAAAAAGAAGTTGGTTTAGAAGAGGTTATAGAGAGGGAAAAGGAACTTTTAGCAGACATCAGAGAACTTGCTACTCTCTTTATAGACACCTCTAACTACAACGTCCATCAACTAAGAAATGAAATTTTTACAAGATATCAGACAAGAACTGACCTGAAAAATTTAGTCTTACATTTTATCTCTTTTGGATATAAATATGGAATACCTCCTGAAGCAGACTATGTCTTTGATGCAAGAATCCTTCCTAACCCTTATTTTAACCCAGAATTAAAACCTCTTAACGGAGAGAACCCTCTTATTAAACAATATTTACTAAACTACGATATAACCAAAACATTTTTAAACTTTCTAACTGAGTTTTTAAATTGGTTAATACCTGTTTATGCCAAAAGCAACAAACGATATCTTACTTTAGCCATAGGATGTACTGGGGGTAGACATCGTTCAGTTGCTCTAATCGAATTTTTAGTAGAAAATTTAAAGAAATCTTTGTTTGAAGTAGAGTTTATAGTGTCTCATAGAGATATTAAAAAAGATGTTTAA
- the rimI gene encoding ribosomal protein S18-alanine N-acetyltransferase, which translates to MFKIEVLDQEKDLEFIALTEKELFKDESWDYTRLLSEFKNSFSQIWVLTKEKEKLGYLVFRIILDEAELLRIGIKKEHQNKGLGTYFLKEFLNHLKQQGVKKVHLELKIDNHPALKLYQKMGFQKVYVRPNYYRNSDALVMTKDL; encoded by the coding sequence ATGTTTAAAATCGAAGTTTTGGACCAAGAAAAAGACCTTGAGTTTATAGCCCTTACTGAAAAGGAATTGTTTAAAGATGAGTCGTGGGACTATACAAGACTTTTATCTGAGTTTAAGAATTCTTTTTCTCAGATATGGGTCTTAACCAAAGAAAAGGAAAAACTCGGCTATCTTGTGTTTAGGATAATCTTAGACGAAGCAGAACTATTAAGGATTGGGATAAAAAAAGAACATCAAAACAAAGGGTTAGGAACTTATTTTTTAAAGGAATTTTTAAATCATCTTAAACAGCAAGGGGTGAAAAAAGTACATTTAGAACTAAAAATAGACAACCATCCTGCACTTAAGTTATACCAAAAAATGGGGTTTCAAAAAGTATACGTTAGACCAAATTACTATCGAAATAGCGATGCTTTAGTTATGACAAAAGACCTTTAA